Proteins from a genomic interval of Candidatus Flexicrinis proximus:
- a CDS encoding Tad domain-containing protein, translating to MGTLLRTLLRSVRHPQNSGQAVVILALGFIGLIGFVGIVTDVSILLARYNTLARAVDSAAISAAGQMRSDRSFAEVGLAARMMLELHGINSREVMVETCASSGETDPVLCNDANRYRKLVRVGAKVMSPTVFLRVLGIQDIELSAVSTSETAVLDIVMVMDVSESMLLDTTLEDWKDIGMGQVYVPPSVGASGEPTSVFLREMNAGIFLDNDPGDALYADILQFWGEELLGGVNNFARIYPEDVNRRLDYVNTSGTDINPTGPFEATENANYKVVSFPYPGSVGTQEHPRTACRVRFWPYSAQIRIPQTIRSISGFSTYWEGDPGADTNNPNKTIFWDGFIPSFDFYGCCNDPTYGGQVNSSGNLVPLPGYGSIPFDQERGDFKFNDLICQPFRQARDAASEFLNTIDFERGDRVAFVTFDRGAFLIDPDGSAGKDAVTNTDICPRDPANAGGRTAWSHMLASLCRAERTLDQYVGVRAEPNFYRWNESGGGWDAFAKGRRDDGTSLLVDYYHEGSSGGYDGSNDRPLNDYPVRDFCPFHNAALTNFLSLYSLWDWDYTNTQYYDLSGRPGLYRTMTPNPLDAGWGGVSENQSYELWASCRGTNIGAGLREGNNALLDPTTTRRTGTVWVMIMLSDGAAGASDPVRLNGRKPLEAEPYYDYGTTRANWQTYA from the coding sequence ATGGGAACTTTACTGCGCACGCTTCTACGCTCAGTTCGCCACCCGCAGAATTCGGGGCAGGCGGTCGTTATCCTGGCGTTGGGCTTCATCGGGTTGATCGGCTTTGTCGGCATCGTGACCGATGTCTCGATCCTGCTGGCCCGCTACAACACGCTCGCCCGCGCCGTGGACAGCGCCGCGATCTCCGCTGCCGGTCAGATGCGCTCCGACCGCAGTTTTGCGGAGGTCGGCCTGGCTGCCCGCATGATGCTCGAGCTTCATGGCATCAATTCGCGTGAGGTCATGGTCGAAACCTGCGCCTCCTCCGGCGAGACCGACCCGGTCCTCTGCAATGATGCCAACCGCTATCGTAAGCTGGTCCGCGTTGGCGCCAAAGTCATGTCCCCAACCGTTTTCCTGCGCGTCCTCGGCATTCAGGACATCGAGCTTTCGGCGGTTTCGACCTCCGAAACGGCCGTCCTTGACATCGTGATGGTCATGGACGTCTCTGAGTCGATGCTGCTGGATACCACGCTGGAAGACTGGAAGGACATCGGCATGGGGCAGGTCTATGTCCCCCCGTCGGTCGGTGCCAGCGGTGAGCCGACCTCCGTCTTCCTGCGCGAAATGAACGCCGGCATCTTCCTCGATAACGACCCGGGCGATGCCTTGTATGCAGACATCCTGCAGTTCTGGGGCGAAGAACTCCTCGGCGGCGTCAATAACTTCGCCCGGATTTATCCTGAAGACGTCAACCGTCGTCTCGACTATGTCAACACCTCTGGCACCGATATCAACCCGACCGGGCCGTTTGAGGCGACCGAGAACGCGAATTATAAGGTGGTATCGTTCCCCTATCCGGGTTCGGTCGGCACCCAGGAACACCCGCGCACAGCCTGTCGCGTTCGTTTCTGGCCGTACTCCGCCCAGATCCGTATTCCGCAAACTATCCGCAGTATCAGCGGCTTCTCAACCTATTGGGAAGGCGACCCTGGCGCCGATACCAACAACCCCAACAAAACGATTTTCTGGGACGGTTTTATCCCATCCTTCGACTTCTACGGCTGCTGCAATGACCCCACCTACGGCGGCCAGGTCAACTCCTCCGGCAATCTCGTCCCGCTTCCCGGCTATGGGTCTATCCCGTTCGATCAGGAGCGCGGCGACTTCAAATTCAACGACCTGATCTGCCAGCCCTTCCGGCAGGCCCGTGACGCGGCCAGCGAATTCCTGAACACCATCGACTTTGAGCGCGGCGACCGCGTGGCCTTCGTCACCTTCGATCGCGGCGCCTTTCTGATCGACCCTGATGGCTCCGCTGGCAAGGACGCAGTGACCAATACCGACATCTGCCCGCGTGACCCGGCCAATGCCGGTGGTCGCACGGCCTGGAGCCACATGCTGGCCTCCTTGTGCCGCGCCGAACGCACCCTGGATCAGTACGTCGGCGTGCGCGCCGAGCCGAACTTCTACCGTTGGAACGAGAGCGGCGGCGGTTGGGATGCCTTCGCCAAAGGCCGTAGAGACGACGGTACGTCGCTGCTGGTCGACTACTACCACGAAGGCAGCAGCGGCGGTTACGACGGCAGCAATGATCGCCCGCTCAACGATTACCCGGTCCGCGACTTCTGCCCGTTCCATAATGCCGCGCTGACCAACTTCCTCAGCCTCTATTCGCTGTGGGACTGGGACTACACAAACACGCAGTACTACGACTTGTCCGGCCGGCCAGGCCTCTATCGCACGATGACGCCGAACCCGCTCGATGCAGGCTGGGGCGGTGTCAGCGAGAACCAGAGCTATGAGCTGTGGGCGTCTTGCCGCGGTACCAATATCGGCGCCGGTCTGCGCGAAGGCAACAACGCGCTGCTCGACCCGACCACCACCCGCCGTACCGGCACCGTCTGGGTCATGATCATGCTCTCCGATGGCGCTGCCGGCGCCAGCGATCCGGTTCGCCTCAATGGCCGCAAGCCGCTGGAAGCCGAACCCTATTATGACTACGGCACGACCCGCGCCAACTGGCAGACCTATGCCTAG